The Exiguobacterium mexicanum genome includes a window with the following:
- a CDS encoding winged helix-turn-helix transcriptional regulator yields the protein MTTPFPVNKALDIIGGKWRPQVYCTLENGPRRFSEIQRAIPDVSRKVLTDQLRELEQLGMVRRIDYSTEKQLHVEYSLTEDALSLQPAMKALCSWGETHDE from the coding sequence ATGACGACCCCGTTCCCCGTCAATAAGGCGCTCGACATCATCGGCGGTAAATGGCGGCCTCAAGTGTACTGTACGCTCGAAAACGGCCCGCGCCGCTTTTCTGAGATTCAACGCGCCATCCCTGACGTCAGCCGTAAAGTGTTGACCGATCAACTGCGCGAGCTCGAACAGCTCGGTATGGTCCGCCGCATCGACTATTCGACCGAGAAACAGCTTCACGTCGAATACTCGCTCACCGAGGACGCACTCAGCCTGCAACCAGCCATGAAGGCGCTCTGCTCTTGGGGCGAGACACACGACGAATAA
- a CDS encoding lactoylglutathione lyase family protein: MTYPRTFSHIGLSVPSVTEAVKFYEDVMGWYTIMQPSDVVEDDSPIGVMCTDVFGPGWGSFRIAHMSTGDKIGIELFEFPNNEKPENNFEFWKTGIFHYCVQDPDIEGLVEKIVAHGGKQRMPIREYYPGDKPYRMVYCEDPFGNLVEIYSHSYELTYSEGAY, translated from the coding sequence GTGACATATCCACGTACATTCTCACATATCGGGCTATCGGTCCCGAGTGTGACCGAAGCAGTTAAATTTTATGAGGACGTGATGGGCTGGTACACCATCATGCAACCATCGGACGTCGTCGAGGACGACTCGCCGATCGGTGTCATGTGCACGGACGTATTTGGACCGGGCTGGGGCAGCTTCAGAATCGCCCACATGTCGACGGGTGATAAGATTGGCATCGAGCTGTTCGAGTTCCCAAACAATGAGAAGCCGGAGAATAATTTCGAGTTTTGGAAGACGGGTATTTTCCACTATTGTGTTCAAGACCCGGACATCGAAGGGCTCGTTGAGAAAATCGTCGCCCATGGCGGAAAACAACGGATGCCAATCCGGGAATATTACCCGGGCGATAAACCGTACCGGATGGTGTATTGTGAAGACCCGTTCGGCAACCTCGTCGAAATCTACTCGCATTCCTATGAACTGACGTATTCGGAAGGAGCGTATTGA
- a CDS encoding zinc-binding dehydrogenase, which yields MKAWLLDQPGLEHLHIGEVERPTPDAGELLIKVEAVALNPVDYKVGTNGNPNWSYPHILGVDLVGEVVEVGSSIANIITGSRVAVHTSLGNNGGFAEYAVVDARACAVVPPEVSDEAAAAILCAGMTAYEAIMQKLNTRDKETILVHAGAGGVGGYAIQLAKKLGLKVFTTASPENFDWVTSLGADVAIDYNVEDVTEKIMELTDGRGVDLILNTVGRDVATADLDRLAFSGQLAYIAGPPDMSNMKGFTLSPSIHEVALGAAHASENERAIRNLSYMAEEMIKLLEAGELNDLVTDVLPFERLKDGLEQLQTRKVRGKLIVRMRD from the coding sequence ATGAAGGCTTGGCTACTTGATCAACCTGGATTAGAACATCTGCACATCGGTGAGGTGGAGCGACCGACACCAGATGCGGGCGAACTGCTCATCAAAGTCGAAGCGGTCGCCTTGAACCCGGTCGACTATAAAGTCGGCACGAACGGCAACCCGAACTGGTCCTATCCACACATTCTCGGCGTCGACCTGGTCGGGGAAGTCGTCGAAGTCGGTTCGAGCATCGCCAATATCATTACCGGTTCACGTGTCGCCGTCCACACGAGTCTTGGAAACAACGGCGGCTTCGCCGAGTATGCGGTCGTCGATGCGCGTGCTTGCGCCGTCGTCCCGCCGGAAGTGAGCGACGAGGCCGCTGCGGCCATCCTCTGTGCCGGCATGACAGCGTATGAGGCTATCATGCAGAAGTTGAACACGCGCGACAAAGAGACGATTCTCGTCCACGCCGGAGCGGGAGGAGTCGGTGGTTACGCGATTCAACTCGCCAAAAAACTTGGGCTTAAAGTGTTCACGACGGCATCGCCGGAAAACTTTGACTGGGTCACATCCCTCGGTGCCGATGTCGCCATCGACTACAACGTCGAGGACGTGACGGAGAAAATCATGGAACTGACAGACGGTCGCGGTGTCGACCTGATTTTGAACACGGTCGGACGCGATGTGGCGACGGCCGATCTCGACCGGCTCGCATTCAGTGGACAGCTCGCTTATATCGCCGGTCCACCTGACATGTCGAACATGAAAGGGTTCACGCTGTCGCCGTCGATTCATGAAGTCGCCCTCGGTGCGGCCCATGCGAGTGAGAACGAGCGGGCCATCCGTAACTTGTCGTATATGGCCGAAGAGATGATAAAGCTGCTCGAGGCGGGTGAATTGAACGACCTCGTTACGGACGTCTTGCCGTTCGAACGGTTAAAAGATGGCTTGGAACAGCTACAAACACGCAAAGTGCGCGGCAAATTAATCGTCCGCATGCGCGACTAA
- a CDS encoding threonine aldolase family protein gives MDLRTSYQQTSHQLSGHGKRTVGVLQQAFAEVDPNQVSDHYGTGEVIMRFEQKMAQELGMEDAIFFPSGTMAQQIALRIWTDETGNRNVAYHPLCHLEIHEQDGLKELHHLEPILLGDDDRLMTLDEVRALPDVACLLIELPQRELGGYLPSFAELEAISHLCQERGIRLHLDGARLLETLPYYEKTAEEVCALFDSVYVSFYKGIGGIAGAILAGPKPFCDEARIWKRRYGGDLIGLYPYIIPADYYYELRKDRMGTYVEQAKELARRFNALDGVWTTPEVPVTNMFHLHLEGDDEAVAARIQSVQETTGVGVTGYLVPHDDYCSTEISIGDAYGEIDEHQLNRLFEQLEQ, from the coding sequence ATGGATTTACGGACATCGTATCAACAGACGTCACATCAACTGAGCGGTCACGGGAAACGAACTGTCGGCGTCTTGCAACAGGCGTTCGCTGAGGTCGACCCGAATCAGGTGAGCGACCACTACGGGACGGGCGAGGTCATCATGCGGTTCGAGCAAAAAATGGCGCAAGAACTGGGTATGGAGGATGCGATTTTCTTCCCGAGCGGCACGATGGCACAACAAATCGCCTTACGGATTTGGACGGACGAGACCGGAAATCGAAACGTCGCCTATCATCCGCTCTGTCACTTGGAGATTCACGAACAGGACGGGTTGAAGGAGTTGCATCACCTCGAACCGATTTTGCTTGGGGATGACGACCGGTTGATGACGCTCGACGAAGTGAGGGCGTTACCGGATGTCGCCTGCCTGTTGATTGAGTTGCCGCAACGGGAACTCGGCGGTTACTTACCGTCATTTGCTGAACTTGAGGCGATTAGTCATTTGTGCCAGGAGCGAGGGATTCGTCTGCATCTAGATGGAGCGCGCCTCCTCGAGACGCTCCCATATTATGAGAAGACAGCGGAGGAAGTATGTGCGTTGTTCGATAGCGTCTACGTCTCATTCTATAAAGGCATCGGCGGTATTGCAGGTGCCATCTTAGCAGGACCTAAACCGTTCTGTGACGAGGCGAGAATATGGAAACGGCGGTACGGCGGTGATTTGATTGGACTGTACCCGTACATCATCCCGGCTGACTATTACTACGAGCTACGGAAAGACCGAATGGGGACGTATGTCGAGCAGGCGAAGGAACTGGCGCGTCGCTTCAATGCGCTCGACGGAGTGTGGACGACACCGGAAGTCCCGGTGACGAACATGTTCCATCTTCATCTCGAAGGGGACGACGAAGCGGTCGCGGCACGGATTCAATCCGTTCAAGAGACGACAGGGGTCGGCGTCACGGGCTATCTCGTACCACATGACGACTATTGTTCGACCGAGATCAGTATCGGGGATGCGTATGGAGAGATTGATGAACATCAACTCAATCGATTATTCGAACAATTAGAGCAATGA
- a CDS encoding YidH family protein, producing MKLDLEKTVDSQYIQQHLANERTFLAWIRTAITVIGIGFLVTNFHYYRSENLSGAEHQLITAIGILSIIFGIATILVGTRSYLEKVHTINSQQFKSTKMSLVALAIGMVFIFTLILIVSYFLF from the coding sequence GTGAAACTAGATTTAGAGAAGACGGTCGATTCGCAGTACATCCAGCAACATCTCGCCAATGAGCGGACGTTCCTCGCCTGGATTCGAACGGCCATCACGGTCATCGGAATCGGCTTTCTCGTGACGAACTTCCACTACTATCGAAGTGAAAATTTGAGCGGGGCCGAGCACCAATTGATTACGGCGATCGGCATCTTGTCGATCATCTTTGGGATCGCGACGATCCTCGTCGGGACCCGGTCGTATTTGGAAAAGGTGCATACGATCAACTCTCAGCAGTTCAAATCGACGAAGATGAGCCTTGTCGCGCTCGCCATCGGGATGGTGTTCATTTTCACGTTGATTTTGATTGTCAGTTACTTTTTATTTTGA
- a CDS encoding SRPBCC family protein, giving the protein MEKVKSQIEGKTLVVERSFNAPRALVFEAFSTPAHLEAWWGPAGWKTEVRTFEFEPGGTWHYKMTCVDKEQGDYYGMESWGKSTFLEIDPHRKIVYTDAFSDADGHVNPELPVMTITNEFVDIPNGTLFISRSEFTDAESLQQVVEMGAVEGFSSQLERLDAIISR; this is encoded by the coding sequence ATGGAAAAAGTGAAATCTCAAATCGAAGGTAAAACATTAGTCGTCGAACGCAGTTTTAACGCGCCGCGTGCGCTCGTGTTCGAGGCATTCTCAACACCAGCCCACCTCGAAGCATGGTGGGGACCGGCCGGATGGAAGACAGAGGTTCGTACGTTCGAGTTCGAACCAGGTGGCACATGGCATTACAAAATGACGTGTGTCGACAAGGAGCAGGGTGACTATTACGGTATGGAGTCATGGGGGAAATCGACGTTCCTCGAAATCGATCCGCACCGAAAAATCGTCTATACGGACGCATTTTCGGACGCGGACGGACACGTCAATCCCGAACTTCCCGTCATGACGATCACGAACGAGTTTGTCGACATCCCGAACGGCACACTGTTCATCAGCCGCTCCGAATTCACGGACGCCGAGTCGCTCCAGCAAGTCGTCGAGATGGGGGCCGTCGAAGGCTTCTCTTCGCAACTCGAACGGCTCGACGCCATCATCTCTCGATAG
- the gshAB gene encoding bifunctional glutamate--cysteine ligase GshA/glutathione synthetase GshB encodes MQKRFNQLTKQLLHGRFAIEREMLRVTPEGTLAVTKHPTALGDKATHPYITTDFSESQIELITPTFPTVEAAHNFLETLYDITALNIGDERLWPQSMPCALPDGGVIPLADFGNSGLEAGRYREHLLQKYGAKKQLISGIHFNFSFADELIASLYEGSPERYDRFKNDLYLKLVRNYLRTRWLVVYLLGGTPAVHTSYEERCVSQMQALSEDVYSNTTALSYRNSDCGYTNVEPLYPDYSTLSDYTASVRRFIVQGDIANPNELYSPIRLKTSRGGNDLERLETNGIDYIEIRNIDLNPFEKTGIALSDLKFLHVFLLYLTLKDETRFVDWQAEAFHNQQRVAKEGLSPTLMLYRNGEAVPLQTYARDLLDEIEAFNDRYTLGFDDVFASVRNRIDHVEATYASRLTSAMMTDGYTKWSLRQAELFYQDAYANRFRMHGYTDMELSTQILMKAALKRGYTVDVIDRDDQFIRIRNGNQTEYVKQATKTSKDNYVSVLMMENKTVTKHVLAEHGIRVPGGIELRSEADLQDAWTMFANEPIVLKPKSTNFGIGIHIFKDGTTFEEALEAFRHALAFDDVVLLETFLPGNEYRFLVIGDEVAGILHRVPANVTGDGVSTIRELVAKKNEDPLRGKGYKTPLEKIDIDDIVVAFLRPQGKTPDSVLADGELVFLRENSNISTGGDSIDYTDQISDSYKRIAVESARAIGATICGVDMMIPSLAREGDYGIIELNFNPAIHIHAFPYEGKERPIGETVLDLLFDGRG; translated from the coding sequence TTGCAGAAGCGATTTAATCAACTAACCAAACAATTGTTGCACGGACGTTTCGCCATCGAGCGTGAAATGCTCCGCGTGACACCTGAAGGGACGCTCGCCGTAACGAAACATCCGACAGCACTCGGTGACAAGGCGACGCACCCGTATATTACGACCGACTTCTCGGAAAGTCAGATTGAACTGATTACCCCGACGTTTCCGACCGTCGAAGCGGCGCACAATTTCTTAGAGACACTGTACGACATCACGGCACTGAATATCGGTGACGAACGGCTTTGGCCGCAATCGATGCCGTGCGCGCTTCCGGACGGCGGGGTCATCCCGCTCGCGGATTTCGGCAATTCAGGACTCGAGGCCGGCCGCTATCGGGAACACCTGCTCCAAAAATACGGGGCGAAAAAACAGCTCATCTCGGGCATCCATTTCAACTTCTCGTTCGCAGACGAGTTGATTGCCTCCCTTTATGAAGGATCACCCGAACGATACGACCGTTTCAAGAACGACCTTTATTTAAAACTCGTCCGAAACTATTTACGGACGCGTTGGCTTGTCGTCTATCTGTTAGGCGGGACACCGGCTGTCCATACGAGCTATGAAGAACGTTGCGTCAGTCAAATGCAGGCGCTCAGCGAGGACGTGTATTCGAATACGACGGCGTTGTCGTACCGGAATAGTGACTGCGGCTACACGAATGTCGAGCCGCTCTATCCGGACTATTCAACACTCTCAGACTACACCGCGAGCGTGCGTCGCTTCATCGTTCAAGGCGACATCGCCAACCCGAACGAGCTCTACTCCCCGATTCGGCTGAAGACGTCACGAGGCGGCAATGACTTGGAACGACTGGAGACGAACGGCATCGATTACATCGAGATTCGTAACATCGACCTCAACCCGTTCGAGAAGACCGGCATCGCCCTGTCCGACTTGAAGTTCCTGCACGTCTTCTTGCTCTACTTGACGTTGAAAGACGAGACACGATTTGTGGATTGGCAGGCAGAGGCGTTCCACAACCAACAACGCGTCGCGAAAGAAGGTCTATCGCCAACACTCATGTTGTACCGCAATGGTGAGGCGGTGCCGCTCCAGACGTACGCACGTGATTTGCTCGACGAGATTGAAGCGTTCAATGACCGATACACACTCGGGTTCGACGACGTCTTTGCCTCTGTCCGGAATCGGATCGACCATGTCGAGGCGACTTACGCGTCACGCCTCACCTCCGCCATGATGACGGACGGCTATACAAAGTGGTCGCTCCGACAAGCGGAACTATTCTATCAAGACGCCTACGCCAATCGGTTCCGGATGCACGGCTACACGGATATGGAGCTGTCGACGCAGATTTTGATGAAGGCGGCCCTGAAACGCGGCTATACCGTCGACGTGATTGACCGGGATGATCAGTTCATCCGAATCCGGAACGGCAACCAAACCGAGTACGTCAAACAAGCGACGAAGACGTCGAAAGACAACTACGTGTCGGTCCTCATGATGGAAAACAAGACGGTGACAAAACACGTGCTCGCCGAACACGGCATCCGTGTTCCGGGAGGAATCGAACTCCGCAGTGAAGCCGATTTACAGGACGCCTGGACTATGTTCGCGAATGAACCAATCGTCTTGAAACCAAAATCGACGAACTTCGGGATCGGCATTCACATCTTCAAGGACGGGACGACGTTCGAGGAGGCGCTCGAGGCGTTTCGTCACGCTCTTGCGTTTGACGACGTCGTCCTGCTCGAGACGTTCCTGCCTGGGAACGAATATCGTTTCCTCGTCATCGGAGACGAGGTCGCGGGCATTTTGCACCGTGTCCCGGCGAACGTGACCGGGGACGGCGTATCGACGATTCGTGAACTCGTCGCCAAAAAGAATGAGGATCCGCTCCGCGGGAAAGGCTATAAGACACCGCTCGAAAAAATTGACATCGATGACATCGTCGTCGCGTTCCTGCGTCCACAAGGCAAGACGCCAGACAGTGTCCTCGCCGATGGCGAACTCGTCTTCCTTCGTGAGAACTCGAACATCAGCACGGGCGGTGACAGTATCGACTATACAGACCAGATTTCCGATTCATACAAACGGATCGCGGTCGAGTCAGCCCGAGCGATTGGCGCGACGATATGCGGCGTCGACATGATGATTCCGTCGCTCGCGCGTGAAGGTGACTACGGCATCATCGAGCTGAACTTCAATCCGGCCATCCATATCCACGCCTTCCCGTACGAAGGCAAGGAACGACCGATCGGCGAGACCGTGCTCGATTTGTTATTTGACGGAAGAGGTTGA
- a CDS encoding MATE family efflux transporter: protein MKTIDLTTGQVQRVIVALALPLVGSSLLQFTYSLVDMFWVGALGSDAVASIGAASFYIMLGQAIQSLIVVGAGIKVSQAVGRRDQALIQRYVRAGRRMNLGLGLLFVTVLAAFGQALIGFLNMDAPAVEQLAYIYLLVSAPMLIFSFFNLLFARLFSAYGNTTTAMRINATGVTLNMILSPLFIYPLGLGVVGAGLATLVANVVMFGFFWHRARVLFDWEETVEPNRTDYREILRLGFPMATQRVLFTVISIFLARMIGSYGTEAIAAQRIGLQVESIAYMMIGGLNGAIASYTGQNLGARKVDRVHEGYRVTTRLGVLYTGLITLVFLFVPDVLIGLFVDDPTTIDIGANYLRIIGISLIFASFEMIGNGYFSGLGLPKIPATISIVFTVARIPLALALEPYLGLDAIWWSIAISSIVKGLVSVLYVRLMKKEVTSLAEAI, encoded by the coding sequence GTGAAAACCATCGATTTGACGACCGGTCAGGTTCAACGCGTCATCGTGGCGCTTGCCCTCCCGCTCGTCGGCAGTTCGCTTTTACAGTTCACGTATAGTCTCGTCGATATGTTCTGGGTCGGTGCGCTCGGTAGCGACGCCGTCGCCAGCATCGGCGCGGCCAGCTTTTATATCATGCTCGGTCAGGCGATTCAATCCCTTATCGTCGTCGGCGCCGGCATCAAAGTGTCGCAAGCCGTCGGACGGCGGGATCAGGCGTTGATTCAGCGCTACGTCCGGGCCGGGAGGCGGATGAACCTTGGTCTCGGCCTGTTATTCGTCACCGTCCTCGCCGCGTTCGGCCAGGCGCTTATCGGCTTTTTGAACATGGACGCACCGGCTGTCGAGCAGTTGGCGTACATTTATTTGCTCGTCAGTGCACCGATGCTCATCTTTTCGTTTTTCAACTTGTTGTTCGCCCGTCTGTTCAGTGCCTATGGCAATACGACGACGGCGATGCGTATCAACGCGACCGGGGTCACCCTCAATATGATCCTGTCACCGCTCTTCATCTATCCGCTCGGACTCGGCGTCGTCGGAGCCGGTCTCGCGACGCTCGTCGCGAACGTCGTCATGTTCGGCTTCTTCTGGCATCGGGCCCGCGTCTTGTTCGATTGGGAAGAGACGGTTGAACCGAATCGCACAGACTATAGAGAAATTCTTCGCCTCGGCTTCCCGATGGCGACCCAGCGCGTCTTGTTCACGGTCATCAGTATTTTCCTCGCCCGCATGATCGGCTCATACGGGACCGAAGCGATCGCGGCCCAGCGCATCGGGCTTCAAGTCGAGTCGATCGCCTATATGATGATCGGCGGATTGAACGGTGCCATCGCAAGTTACACGGGACAAAATCTCGGCGCCCGCAAAGTGGACCGGGTCCATGAGGGCTATCGGGTGACGACACGACTCGGTGTCTTGTATACCGGGTTGATCACCCTCGTGTTTTTATTCGTACCGGACGTCCTAATCGGGCTGTTCGTCGATGACCCGACAACGATTGACATCGGTGCGAACTATTTACGGATCATCGGAATCTCGCTCATCTTCGCCTCCTTCGAGATGATTGGGAACGGCTACTTCTCCGGACTCGGGCTACCGAAAATTCCGGCGACGATCTCGATCGTCTTCACCGTCGCCCGCATCCCGCTCGCGCTTGCCCTCGAGCCCTATCTCGGTCTCGATGCCATTTGGTGGAGCATCGCCATCTCAAGCATCGTCAAAGGGCTCGTCTCTGTCCTCTATGTCCGACTAATGAAAAAGGAAGTGACTTCCCTTGCAGAAGCGATTTAA
- a CDS encoding helix-turn-helix transcriptional regulator, translating into MPLINRVKELRARHQLTQGDLAAKVGVTRQTIISLEKGSYTPSLLLAMQIARVFEEPVESIFTIEEETN; encoded by the coding sequence ATGCCATTAATCAATCGCGTCAAAGAGTTGCGGGCCCGGCATCAATTGACCCAAGGCGACTTGGCAGCCAAAGTCGGTGTGACGAGACAGACGATCATCTCGCTCGAAAAAGGGAGCTACACGCCGTCGCTTCTGCTGGCGATGCAAATCGCCCGCGTGTTCGAGGAACCGGTCGAATCTATTTTCACAATCGAGGAGGAAACAAATTGA
- a CDS encoding ring-cleaving dioxygenase gives MKAILGQHHVSVMTGDALKNLRFYTEVLGMRLVKKTVNQDDPSMYHLFYADESGTPGTDLTFFELPFLGQTYKGSSSISRTALRVPDGALSYWLERFFEFDVLHDPVEEVLGRPTLYFEDEEGQRLCLVEGGSGTPRKNGPVPADVAVFGLGFSEWTVRRIEKTERVLTDVLGYRFTSEFERNGQSVRVFETGDGGVATEIHLVDRPDLPSERPGRGSVHHIAIRVEDDLEMARWVERLDSFGISHSGLIDRYYFKSIYFREPSGILVELATDGPGFATDEPVESLGERLALPPFLEPRRAEIEAKLKPL, from the coding sequence ATGAAGGCGATTTTAGGACAACATCACGTATCAGTGATGACAGGGGACGCGTTGAAGAACTTGCGATTCTATACGGAGGTACTCGGGATGCGACTTGTCAAAAAGACGGTCAACCAAGACGATCCATCGATGTATCACTTGTTTTACGCAGATGAATCGGGGACACCGGGGACGGATTTGACGTTCTTCGAGCTGCCTTTTCTCGGGCAAACGTATAAAGGGTCGAGCAGCATCTCGCGGACAGCGCTTCGGGTGCCGGACGGGGCATTGTCGTACTGGCTTGAGCGATTTTTCGAATTCGATGTACTCCATGATCCGGTCGAGGAAGTGCTCGGTCGTCCGACGCTTTACTTCGAGGACGAGGAGGGGCAACGGCTCTGTCTCGTCGAGGGCGGATCAGGGACGCCGCGGAAAAACGGACCGGTGCCGGCAGACGTCGCCGTCTTCGGCCTCGGATTTAGCGAGTGGACGGTGCGGCGAATTGAGAAGACGGAGCGGGTACTGACGGACGTGCTTGGTTATCGGTTCACGTCCGAGTTCGAACGGAACGGCCAATCGGTTCGTGTGTTCGAGACGGGGGACGGGGGTGTGGCGACCGAGATTCATCTCGTCGACCGTCCAGATTTACCGTCGGAGCGTCCAGGACGAGGCAGTGTCCACCACATCGCGATCCGCGTCGAGGATGATTTGGAGATGGCGCGTTGGGTCGAGCGGCTCGATTCATTCGGCATCAGTCATTCGGGCCTGATCGACCGTTATTATTTCAAATCGATTTATTTCCGTGAGCCGAGCGGGATTTTAGTGGAACTCGCGACGGACGGGCCGGGCTTTGCGACCGATGAGCCGGTCGAGTCACTCGGGGAACGCTTGGCGCTGCCGCCGTTTCTCGAGCCGCGACGAGCGGAAATCGAGGCGAAGTTGAAACCGCTATAA
- a CDS encoding RrF2 family transcriptional regulator, producing MRLTQTCDYALRTLMYSATFSHRLVTIQEVADQYQISKNHVMKVVYELGKHGYLESVRGRGGGFRLARPMEDINVGDVVRTMEPFELVECFGEGRCVIAPACDLRSVLNEAMLAFLHVLDRYTIADLVANRTNELAMLLGIQNPTD from the coding sequence ATGCGGCTCACGCAAACGTGCGATTACGCACTCCGAACACTCATGTATAGCGCCACGTTCTCCCATCGTCTCGTAACGATTCAAGAAGTGGCGGACCAATATCAGATTTCAAAGAATCACGTCATGAAAGTCGTCTATGAGCTCGGCAAGCACGGTTATCTCGAATCGGTGCGTGGCCGTGGTGGCGGCTTCCGGCTCGCCCGACCGATGGAGGACATCAACGTCGGCGACGTCGTCCGGACGATGGAACCGTTCGAGCTCGTCGAATGTTTCGGCGAAGGACGATGTGTCATCGCGCCCGCATGCGATTTGCGGAGCGTCTTGAACGAGGCGATGCTCGCCTTCCTGCACGTGCTCGACCGCTACACAATCGCCGACCTCGTCGCCAACCGGACGAACGAACTCGCCATGTTGCTAGGCATACAAAACCCGACAGACTGA
- a CDS encoding globin domain-containing protein — MLDQQTMDIVKATAPVLKDHGVAITSHFYKRMFENNPEVRHFFNHTNQKRGRQPEALANAVYAAAVHIDRLEAILPAIQPALHKHKSLNIRPEHYPIVGENLLGAIQDVLGEAATPDIIDAWAKAYGVIADVFISLEKQMYADAPWIGFKPFTVAEVIEDTPEVKRFRIKANDGVVGTAIPGQYISVQARIAGEDILHHRQYSVVETTEDGYWIAPKAEGLVSNWLHEQTVGTEIPVSAPAGEFVLEETDRPLTLVAGGIGITPLFNMAKTALGQGRSVTLLHAVRSTNLRPLGEELDELVNAGLQLITHVDDVSGCMSATQLEALDVEGHDVYTCGPTAMMETVVQTIPQARYEFFGPSAVLAKA, encoded by the coding sequence ATGTTAGATCAACAAACCATGGATATCGTCAAAGCAACCGCACCGGTCTTGAAAGACCACGGCGTTGCCATCACGAGTCACTTCTATAAGCGCATGTTCGAAAACAACCCAGAAGTCCGCCACTTCTTCAACCATACGAACCAAAAACGCGGTCGTCAGCCAGAGGCGCTCGCCAACGCTGTCTACGCGGCAGCCGTCCATATCGATCGTCTCGAAGCGATTCTTCCGGCCATCCAACCGGCGCTTCATAAACATAAGAGCTTGAACATCCGTCCGGAACATTATCCGATTGTCGGCGAGAACTTACTCGGCGCGATTCAAGACGTGCTCGGTGAAGCAGCCACGCCGGACATCATTGACGCGTGGGCGAAAGCATATGGTGTCATCGCCGACGTCTTCATCTCACTCGAGAAACAGATGTATGCCGATGCGCCATGGATCGGTTTCAAACCGTTCACGGTCGCTGAAGTGATCGAAGACACGCCGGAAGTGAAACGATTCCGGATCAAAGCGAACGATGGCGTCGTCGGGACGGCCATCCCAGGTCAATACATCTCGGTCCAAGCCCGTATCGCTGGGGAAGACATCTTGCACCATCGTCAATATAGCGTCGTCGAGACGACAGAAGACGGCTACTGGATCGCTCCGAAGGCGGAAGGTCTCGTCTCAAACTGGCTCCATGAGCAGACGGTCGGCACGGAAATTCCAGTGAGTGCCCCAGCTGGCGAATTTGTCCTCGAAGAGACAGATCGTCCGCTCACACTCGTCGCTGGCGGCATCGGCATCACACCGCTCTTCAACATGGCGAAAACGGCACTCGGCCAAGGGCGTTCAGTCACGTTATTGCACGCGGTTCGCAGCACGAACCTCCGTCCGCTCGGTGAAGAGCTCGATGAACTCGTAAACGCTGGTCTCCAGCTCATCACACACGTCGATGACGTATCAGGCTGCATGAGTGCGACACAACTCGAAGCACTTGATGTCGAGGGACACGACGTCTACACGTGCGGTCCGACCGCGATGATGGAGACGGTCGTCCAAACGATTCCACAAGCCCGTTATGAGTTCTTCGGTCCATCGGCCGTACTCGCCAAAGCATAA
- a CDS encoding DUF350 domain-containing protein yields MTFITLDSILSFLAHLGTGFGLILAGLVVFALTTKYSERKLIKEGNVAVALKLWGKAIGLAIVIYTVWANSVNLLDAFIWGLVGILAQVLAFWTFEYVLTPGVNLEKEVENGNLAIGISLFSASLVVGIIVAASLTY; encoded by the coding sequence ATGACGTTCATCACGCTCGATTCCATCTTGAGCTTCCTCGCTCACCTCGGCACAGGGTTTGGCCTGATTTTAGCCGGACTTGTCGTCTTCGCCCTTACGACGAAGTATTCGGAACGTAAATTGATTAAAGAAGGTAACGTCGCCGTCGCCTTGAAACTTTGGGGAAAAGCGATTGGACTCGCCATCGTCATCTACACGGTGTGGGCGAACAGCGTTAACTTGCTCGATGCCTTCATCTGGGGACTCGTCGGGATTCTCGCTCAAGTGCTCGCCTTCTGGACGTTTGAATACGTCCTGACGCCAGGCGTGAACTTAGAGAAAGAAGTCGAGAACGGCAACCTCGCCATCGGGATCAGCCTTTTCTCCGCCTCACTCGTCGTCGGCATCATCGTCGCCGCGAGCTTGACGTACTAA